Proteins from a genomic interval of Garra rufa chromosome 4, GarRuf1.0, whole genome shotgun sequence:
- the tnni1d gene encoding troponin I, skeletal, slow d, giving the protein MLLNRAIDDLEKEKQDRDEEKDRYLKEKHPPLQLSGLSLAELQNLCKQLYSKIDVVDEERYDYEDKVKKHNKDINELKLKVQDLGGKFKKPALRKVRVSADEMMRALLGSKHKGSMDLRANLKSVKKEDIKQEKVLTSEVGDWRKNVEAMSGMEGRKKMFDAAGGGGQ; this is encoded by the exons ATGCTCCTTAACAGAGCAATAGATGATTTGGAGAAAGAGAAACAGGACAGGGATGAAGAGAAAGATCGCTACCTCAAAGAAAAACACCCTCCTTTGCAGCTTTCTGGACTCTCTCTGGCGGAGTTACAG AATCTATGTAAGCAACTCTACTCCAAAATCGATGTAGTAGATGAAGAAAGGTACGACTATGAGGATAAAGTCAAGAAGCACAACAAAGAT ATCAATGAGCTAAAGTTGAAAGTTCAGGATCTGGGTGGGAAGTTCAAGAAACCTGCCCTGAGGAAGGTACGTGTGTCTGCTGATGAGATGATGAGGGCCCTGCTGGGCTCCAAGCACAAAGGCTCCATGGACCTCCGTGCAAATCTGAAGTCAGTCAAAAAGGAGGATATCAAACAAGAAAAG GTCTTGACCTCTGAAGTAGGCGACTGGCGTAAGAATGTGGAAGCCATGTCTGGAATGGAGGGAAGAAAGAAGATGTTTGACGCTGCTGGAGGAGGAGGCCAGTAA
- the b4galnt3a gene encoding beta-1,4-N-acetylgalactosaminyltransferase 3 — protein MACSSSFAGVQGRVNMHVFDDCCGGSLDQLRNNLLYPLFPNVRTTVSRLAISPQWSNYGLRIFGYLHPTETDEYIFAVSSDDNSEFWLSVNESPENLQRLVYVGETGNEWTAPGEYWKFASQISKPVLLVKDMKYFFEILLKQNRGMDHLEIAWSLNHDNATFSVIASEFLSLYEDESFLQMGDIDHVPQTKASYDRLLEPMSPAGDMIREDPRDHPYKYKILDGSLLKDLFPECNYNPSYILNGQIGRYEGVNLIQFSSVYPNDYTRQSIAIDDEMCFYRQHPSFQADKGLASYLTEVEDPDAKKIDTGEGPFWQRVYDVKPLNVASKQTAIVVNSCKTSGNIVMSQSHAMPIVRAFLKALHSREETSGYSLLHVVNVVRREDKDVGSRYLVELELVGPQGQKVLVSRYVYAQDENSRKPTVLCSPKAFNWNPSATVHIIVAVKDQARWIIQFIREMEKVYRATGDKNFNIIIIDYNSSDIDIEKRLKKAKLPSYKFKKMDGNFRRSGGLQAGIDLVEDEHSILFLCDLHLYYPVNIINSIRKHCVEGKMVYAPVVMRLDCGASPRAPAGFWEVAGYGLMGIYKSDMERIGGMNTREFTDQWGGEDWELLDRVLGNGLEVERLHLRNFFHHFHSKRGMWKNSNEG, from the exons GGTCGCGTGAACATGCACGTCTTTGACGACTGTTGTGGTGGATCCCTTGATCAGCTTAGGAATAACCTGCTCTATCCGCTATTTCCCAAT GTGCGTACTACAGTAAGCAGACTTGCCATTTCCCCTCAGTGGAGCAATTATGGTCTGAGAATCTTTGGCTACCTCCATCCTACAGAAACTG ATGAATATATTTTCGCTGTTTCCTCTGATGACAACTCAGAGTTCTGGCTCAGTGTAAATGAAAGTCCGGAAAACCTTCAACGTCTCGTCTATGTTGGAGAG ACAGGAAATGAATGGACTGCTCCAGGCGAGTATTGGAAATTTGCATCCCAGATATCCAAGCCTGTCTT gTTAGTGAAGgacatgaaatatttttttgaaatccTTTTAAAACAGAATAGAGGAATGGATCATCTGGAAATAGCA TGGAGTTTAAACCATGACAATGCCACTTTTTCTGTGATAGCCTCTGAGTTTTTGTCATTGTATGAAG ATGAATCTTTTCTACAAATGGGAGATATTGATCACGTACCTCAGACGAAAGCGAGTTACGATAGGCTCCTTGAGCCGATGAGTCCTGCAGGAGACATGATCAGAGAAGACCCACGGGATCACCCCTATAAAT ACAAAATTCTAGATGGATCCCTCCTGAAAGACTTGTTTCCTGAATGCAATTACAATCCAAGTTACATACTCAATGGACAAATTGGACGATATGAGGGTGTAAATTTG attcagttttcctcagtgtatCCAAATGACTACACAAGACAATCTATTGCAATAGATGATGAGATGTGCTTCTACAGACAACATCCATCATTTCAGGCAGA TAAAGGACTTGCTTCTTATCTGACCGAGGTTGAAGACCCTGATGCAAAAAAGATAGATACAGG TGAAGGTCCTTTCTGGCAGCGCGTCTATGACGTGAAACCCCTTAACGTTGCTTCTAAGCAAACGGCCATCGTCGTAAATTCCTGCAAAACATCTGGAAACATTGTGATGTCCCAAAGTCACGCCATGCCCATTGTTAGAGCTTTTTTAAAAGCACTGCATTCAAGAGAAGAAACAAG TGGCTACTCCCTGTTGCATGTGGTGAATGTTGTAAGGCGTGAAGACAAGGATGTGGGCAGCCGCTATTTAGTGGAACTTGAACTTGTGGGCCCACAGGGTCAGAAGGTTCTTGTTTCGCGTTATGTTTATGCACAAGATGAAAATTCAAGAAAGCCAACAGTTCTCTGCAGTCCAAAAGCCTTCAACTGGAACCCATCTGCAACTGTTCATATTATTGTGGCAG TGAAAGATCAGGCCAGATGGATCATACAGTTCATCAGGGAAATGGAAAAAGTGTACAGAGCAACTGGGGACAAAAACTTCAATATAATAATTATAGACTACAACAGTTCTGACATTGATATCGAGAAAAGACTCAAAAAGGCAAAATTACCAAG TTACAAGTTTAAGAAGATGGATGGTAATTTTCGAAGATCAGGTGGCCTACAAGCTGGAATAGATCTTGTTGAG GATGAGCACAGTATTTTGTTCCTGTGTGACCTGCACCTCTACTACCCTGTAAATATAATAAACAGTATACGAAAACACTGTGTCGAGGGAAAGATGGTCTATGCTCCAGTTGTGATGAGACTGGATTGTGGTGCTTCCCCAAGAGCCCCAGCTG GTTTTTGGGAGGTTGCTGGTTACGGTCTGATGGGAATTTACAAGTCAGACATGGAACGCATTGGTGGCATGAACACCAGAGAATTCACAGACCAATGGGGCGGTGAAGACTGGGAGTTATTAGACAG agtcTTAGGAAATGGGTTAGAAGTGGAACGACTACACCTTAGAAATTTTTTCCATCATTTTCATTCCAAACGTGGAATGTGGAAAAACAGCAATGAAGGCTAA